Within the bacterium genome, the region CAAACAGGCCGACCAGCAGGTAGCCGATCCATCCGAAGTTCAGCATTTGCACCCGACCCCAGAACCCCGCGGTGAGCCCGAGGGAGTGCGTGAGGACCTGCGTCAACTCGATGATCCCGATGAGCAGCGCGGCCACGACGGAGAGTCCCGTGACGGTGAGGTTATAGTAGATCTTCCGCAACGGTGTCGCAAAAGCCCATCGATACGCCGTCGTCATGAACACGCCGTCCGCCGTATCCATGAGGCTCATCCCCGCTGCGAACAACAAGGGCAGCGCCAGGGTGCCCCAGATTGGCACGGCGCTGACCGCGGTCCCGGCTGCCAGCGCGAGCAGGGCCACCTCACTCGCCGTGTCAAAGCCCAGTCCGAATAGGAAGCCCACCGGATAGATCTGCCAGCTGCGGTTGATGAGGCGGAAGAGCGGACCCACGATGCGCGCGACGAGCCCGCGAGACAGCAGGATGGCTTCGAGCGCTCCGGGATCCTCGTCCCCCCGGCGCATCTTTTGGAAGATCAGATAGATGTCGAGCCAGATGAAAAGATTGAGGACGCCGATGAGGATCAGAAAGCCGCCCGAGACCGTCG harbors:
- a CDS encoding HoxN/HupN/NixA family nickel/cobalt transporter — its product is LGLHVLGLLALLPTARTHPALLGVGFLAYTLGLRHAFDADHIAAIDNTVRKLVREDQSALGVGFYFSLGHSTVVVLMVLATALLTRWTQHALPHLYVVGGTIGTTVSGGFLILIGVLNLFIWLDIYLIFQKMRRGDEDPGALEAILLSRGLVARIVGPLFRLINRSWQIYPVGFLFGLGFDTASEVALLALAAGTAVSAVPIWGTLALPLLFAAGMSLMDTADGVFMTTAYRWAFATPLRKIYYNLTVTGLSVVAALLIGIIELTQVLTHSLGLTAGFWGRVQMLNFGWIGYLLVGLFVLTWFFSYGAWRLLRIEER